TTGCGGAATTGTTGTGCCATTAGGGCCCGGTAGAGCTGGTTGTTTAACCTTCCAATTACGGGCATAGGTAATATCTGCGGTACAATCATAGGTAATCGTCCCTTTCTGTTTGCCAAAGGTATGCTGGAACAGATAATTCATCGCCCACGTATTGGCATACAGGTGCTCCGAAGTCGGGATCCCCCGCGTGGCATCAAAATGAATGCCGTTGGTTGGGTCATCCGCCAGAATATGCCCTTGGGCCCCCGGATCCATAAATGAAGTTTGTGGTGAAGCTACTTCATTCGGGGGATTGATGGTAGGTTTGCAGACTGCCCTCCCGTCTGGGATAGGATCATCAGGAATAACTGTCGTTACTTTACGATATACACCTACTACATTCGTACCTCCAAGATAATTTGTAAAATTTCTTTCTGATAACTTTGCATTTCTCTCTGGATCACCCGTTTGTACAAAATTCTGTTCATTTAACTTCCGTTTAGACTGAACATACGACTTCACTAGCTTATAGGTATCACCTTGAAACGGATAAGTTTTATCTAACATTACTGTATCTACTGGTTTACCTACTGGCCAATTTTTATCTACATCTTCAATGTCGCTCTCTACTTTTGCAGAATACATCTCTGTCCCTTCACTAGTTCGATATATCTTGGTAACTGGATAGAATCCATTCACTTTTACAGGAATATCATAGTACTGTCTGAACTTACTTGGGTCAGCCCAACTTTCAGCATTCTTTATACTCTGAAGAGTCACGAAATCCGTATTAGGTCTGGATCCGTTAATAACATGAAATATAGAGCTTAACCAAATCTGTCCACCATTGGTTATCTTCTCGAGTCCAGCAGCTTCTAAAGCATCATTCACTTGATTAACAGGAATATTGAAATATGTAGTAACCGTTCCATTAGTATTATGTACTTCTCCTACCTGAGTAATTCTGACTACACCATGCGGCCCCCCTTGTTGAGGGGCACAATTGGTTGAGGTGCATCTTGCATTACGAGCTATTGTGAATCCGACCGTTTTATACCGAATGGATGTGGTTGCTCCTGTTGAGGTTGTACTAAATTTAATTGAACCTGACGGCTCAAATTGAATATCATCTGCAGCATATGCTACAGGTTTGATACTGAACACAACCAGTAATTCTATTATTAATGAAACCATCAAAAAACATAAGACGAATCTCTTGAGAAGCTTCTTCATTTCACTTCACGTACTATAGAGTTGTCACTAAATAATGTAGCCATGCCACTGACCTTCAAATCATACGTATTTGAATTCGTAGATAACGGAATATCTGCATATCCTGCATATTTTTTTCCTTTTTTAAAGGTATCAGCATCTATGAAACGTTCATCAAATATGATGTTTTCGTATTTAATGTAAGATTTGATCTCAAAACTAAACTTAGTTCGAATAAAATAACCAGCTAACTTATCCGCATCAGTCACCATAGAAGGTTCTGCTACCAAAGACCCTGTCATGATGATTTTGTTTTCCTTAACCCACTTCACATATCGTCTCATATCCGCAAGTACCACCCTGAAAGCCTGATTGTGATATGTAAATAATGTATTGGCCCATTCTTCATCAATTGTTCTGTAGTCTACGTTAAGCATTAAGTTATAGTAATTCTCCGTTGTTTGTTTCCATTGATCCATTAGAGCCTTGTTGTTAAAGTTTCTATCCATCTTGGCTAGTTGAGCAGAAGTTGTATCCACAATAATATTGGGCTTCATCTCATACATCTCGTTCGGATAGTCCTCCAAAATATACGGGAAGTCTTTTGCATTTCTAGGCAAATTGGTGGTTCGAATGACACGTCCCCACGGATCGCGCTCCGCATTCTTCGCTTTTTCTGCATTCTTTAAAGCCACTGTATCTACTTTCAGTGTCTGTCCACTTCGCACTTTACCAATTCGGTCTACAACGGTTAACGCTTGAGCACGAGTGGTTGTACCCTCGGGATCGAGCTTTCCGTTTCCCGTACCCGAAAGTAACCCATTTTTTACAGCAAGATATAGAAAATCATAATCATCTGTACCAATCTTCCCAATGGCCCGTGCCGCCACGTGTACCATTTCCATGCGCGTCATGGGTTTAGACCAATCTGAGGATGGAAAATCGGATTCAACATACAAATGATTGACTTTAGCAGATGTGACGTATGTATCATACCACTGCACACTGGACTTTGTAGGCTCTACCTCATAGCCCAGTGAACTAACTATGAGCTTTAGAAACTCTGCACGCGTTACTTTATTTTCCGGATAAAACATGCCATTGGGATAACCACTAACAATCCCTTTATCCAGCGCCGCCTGAATACTGGATACTGCCCAATGCCCTTGAATATCCTTGAATGATATTTTTTGTCTCGCGTCACGATCTGTATTTGAATTCAATGGCTTGCTATTTAAGCTACCATCCAAGGAAATTGATGTTTCCGCATGAACCTGAACTGTCGCTGCTAAAAGGGCTATTATCGTACTCAAGACAATTACTTTCTTTTTCATCTGTGTTGTCCTCATTTCTATAACAATAGTTAATTTCTTCAATATGTAATTTCTTGCTGTCACATATGCTATAAATAAACTTTAGAACTACTAAATTCCCACACCGCTATCGGCCTGGATAAATAGATCTGCCTTGTTCTGGATATAATCTACAAGATCAGTGGTATGTTCCAGATGCCATTCATCTAACTGCTTAATACTCATCTGAAGATCCCATACAATTGGCACAAGCCGCTGACTATGACTGCTCTCGGTGTACTCAAAAAAGTTCCGTTGGATTCGCTCGAAGGTACGGCTCATATCCTGTGCTTGGCGACTCCATTTCCCTGCAATCTCCTTCAGTTCCTCTGGCGTTAACTCGATGGTTCCTGCCGAGTACCCACCTACAACGTTAACCACAGACTTGAAACCTTTGGATAGGGTATCCCACGCTTCACGTGCATGATCCAGGATGTTATGATCCGAAGGTTTCCGAGGAGAGTAACTCACTTGTTCTCCCGTAATTTCATCATACAACGTATTATCGATATATCCATCTTCATCGAAGCTATAATGTTTCATATCGTGATATCCAGGACCACCCAGTGTATCCTTTATTTTATCCACAGCACCGTAACTTGCATTAAAATCGTCATAATTTTTATCAATCACAAGGGTTGAGCCCACATGCCTCTCATACCCTCCAAGCATACCACTTGCAATGAAATCCCCAGGATGAATGAAGTTGGTCACCTGACCATCGAAAGCCCCTTCTTCTGCTTTCCTGCGCATTTCTGGTGTTAATGATGCCACGACGGTTGGTGCACTAAACGTGACAGCATCTAATCCCGTATACACTGCTGCATATTGTGCATTAGCCCCACCTAGTGAATGCCCCGTGAGTGTGAAGTCTGCATCCGGATACTTGCCCTGCAACTCCTTCACATAATCTTCCGCTTCGTATAACTGATTATCGGGTCCGATATCTTTACTCATTCTCTTTCGAGTATCTCCCATTAAATTGTTAAGCCACGTAATCCCTAGTGCATCTTCAGTACCCTGAATAACTCCCCCCCAGGATTCAGGCCATGGATTATATTTTCTATCGAACGTAGCTTTTATTTCCGGTAGACCAATATTTAGAACGTCCGTTTTAAGATCAGGGTACGCCCTCTCCAGAGGAGCACTCCCCTCGGTTCCCCGGAAAGCAATGACGGCTTGTTTAGTTTCAGGATTATAAAAAGTAACAGCATCCATACCCGATGAATTATGTTTTTGATCTAGTACTTCCCAACCAGGGAGAACGCCTATTTTCTTACCAGTTTCATAATCCTTATACGCTTCTTGCGACATTTTCTTATAAACAAGATCAGTAATCTCTCTATTATTTGAACTCTCTTTATTCATTAAAATGTCCACCTTTCATTGTCATTCCAATTTGTATGGATCGTAACCTTCATTTAACAAAAAATTTTCTAATTCTGGGCTAAAACTAAATGACTCCGCTCTGTTTTCTTCATAATTAATGGAAACATTAAAAGATTGTTCTTCATGTTGAGAAACATAGCCATAAAAAGTAACCCAACTCATTGCCATTTTAGGTTGCATTTGTTCCCTAGTAATTGTCACATCCAAGTCATATGTTTCTTTTAAATACTGAATAGCAGTGGCCCTCGAACGGTCTATAATTTCTTTATCTTTTGTATCCACTCTTGAACACCCTCCTAAAATGAAAACTATCATTATGGTAAATGTAATTATCTTTATCATCCGGGACACAACCATCCCTCACTTTATCAATCTATTTGCAAATAGATAGAAGAAACACTCTGGTAAAAGGATTTCTTCTATCAGGATCTAATCAATAAAACTAACTTGTGTGTTCTTTAATGCGGTACCTGCGCACTGAAATCATCACGGCTAGAGCGATCGGCATGGTAAAAGACCACGTCTCCGTCCCGCAACGTAAAGCTGTTTCCGTAGCTATCCTCTACCTGACGCTGAAATCCTTCCATCAACCATTGGTTCATCAGCGGAGCATGGATATATTGCAGATGTGGTGCCGCCAGATTTCCTTCACGGATCGATTCGAAGTTGAAGTTCACCACGATATACCCATCCTTCAAGAAGATTGGCGATTTAGCATCCAATCCGCCATGCGTACGCCCATACTCCGCCAAGTTTGTTCCCGCTTGCACCACATAGGGCTCGGCAGGTAGACTGTATTCCCCGTACCACTGTTGAATGGCTGCATTCGCACGCAGGACATCTGCGCTGGCGGTGGTGGGAATATTCGTTTTCGGACCGATAAATGTTCGCAGTTGTTCTGGCATCAAGAGTAGGCTGTATCCACCTACCGGAGTTTTCATTTTCGTGAACTTGTCTCGGTAATACTCCTGATACGCTCGTTCACTCATCATTCCCGGATGGATTTCACCATATCGGTTGTATTTGTACGTCGCTGTATCTCGTAGTTGTTCGGAAGGAACTTGACGTAGCCGATCATTTAAAATCACGAACCGCTTCACTTGATCTTCTGTCGAACCGATGCGAATAAAGTTCCGCTGATTGGTGGAGTAATACAGATCCACGGGCATACGCGTACGGCCATCCTTACTCACAAAATCAAAGGTTGGGGTGAGACGAATGCCGTCTCGTGGACCAAACATGTTGCCTTTCGTTTTAAAATCAAACTTGAAGTGGTATCCCGTCTTCACCGCCACATTCTGATACCCTTGCAGGGGGTGACTGCCCGGGCGAATCGGGACGGTAAACTGGGGTTTGTTCCCCCGCTTGTCCCCATCGATATCCTGCGTGCCGCTCCAGTAACTGATCCAGGTCGGCGCCAAGCTATTTTTGAAACGGCGGAAGACCAGCTCCCAGTTATAATCGGCAATATCGGTAATCTCAAAGTCGTATAGTCGCCCAATGACCTCCACAGATACTTCGTCCGAAGCGGCGTGGTAGTACAGGTCTGTGTTGGCATCGGGCTGGGCATCAATCTCCGGCTCGGTACTAAAATGCGACGGAGCATTTTCAGCGATATTCCGGAATTGCACCTGGTAGTCTCCCTCATCTACCCACACGGGTAGATAGAAGGTGGTATCCAGTACCGGGACCTGAACATCAATCCATGTATTCCTTGGATAGAACTGCGTTCGGTCGGCACTGTACACATCAAATGGAAACCGGACTTGTTTAACCCGATAATATTTAGCGTAATCTCGATCGCCATATCCCGGGTAGGACCCTGCATCCAGATGTTGTCCGCTGGTCGGGATGCGAACCGTGAATGGTCGCTCCAAAATGAGCGCCGACCGGTTCATGTTCGGCACCGTTTTCTGGTTATGGGGCTGATCATCCGAGACAAGCGAGTAGTTCACCACTGGTGTATGGACGGTGACGGTGTTGATCGGATCGACTGGAAAGGTTTTTCCTCCGCTGCCTCCCAAGGTGGTTGGATGGAGGGCATACTGAATCTCCCCTGTGGAGTCCGTATCCGCTTTATTCAAGAGTGTCTGGGGAATCAACAGCTGATCTTCATACAGCACCTGCTCCCCGGTATTTTTATACGAGCCGATCTTCGTTGGTGCCGGGATTTGCGTCGGATCCGGTCCATTTTCAACCACCGTGCTGCCATCCATGACGTTTGTCGTTGAACCCTCCCAGGTAAAGTCCAATGCATCATTTTTCACATCGGGTGGCCCCGTCTGACCCTCCGCTATACCTTTTAATAATCCCTCATCATTCGGTACGGGTAAGGGTGTATACCCAGAGCTCGCCAACACCTCGGGAACGTAGCTGATCTCACCCGTTTCCTGCGGCATGACATGAATCTCCACATCTTCGTCATGTTCCATCTCTAGCTCCGGCGGTGTATATCCCTGAGGCCAGAGTGTAATTCGACTTCCATCCGGGAACAGCATAGTTTTCCATTTTAGCCTGTTCGATCGAATACAGTTCAACGTTATTAATTTTCCAGTAGCTATAGTTTCGGTCAAAGCTGAACCTGTACGTCACATCAACTGTATCCGAATCCTCGGTATCGGGTTGCGGGATAGACGTGCCATTCGGTCCCGGCAGGTCAGGCTGCTTCACTTTCCAGGTCCGGGCA
The window above is part of the Paenibacillus sp. 1781tsa1 genome. Proteins encoded here:
- a CDS encoding DUF5704 domain-containing protein; translation: MFSIKPVAYAADDIQFEPSGSIKFSTTSTGATTSIRYKTVGFTIARNARCTSTNCAPQQGGPHGVVRITQVGEVHNTNGTVTTYFNIPVNQVNDALEAAGLEKITNGGQIWLSSIFHVINGSRPNTDFVTLQSIKNAESWADPSKFRQYYDIPVKVNGFYPVTKIYRTSEGTEMYSAKVESDIEDVDKNWPVGKPVDTVMLDKTYPFQGDTYKLVKSYVQSKRKLNEQNFVQTGDPERNAKLSERNFTNYLGGTNVVGVYRKVTTVIPDDPIPDGRAVCKPTINPPNEVASPQTSFMDPGAQGHILADDPTNGIHFDATRGIPTSEHLYANTWAMNYLFQHTFGKQKGTITYDCTADITYARNWKVKQPALPGPNGTTIPQPDTQGSDEYPHQYKFSFERNYSYWKINNVELYSIDQAEMENYALPDGGRITLWPQGYTPPDLEMEHDEEVEIHVMPQETGEISFIPDVVAGDGYDPPEVPDDTELLKRIAEGQTGPPDVKNDALDFTWEGLTTKVMDGSTVV
- a CDS encoding S-layer homology domain-containing protein — protein: MKKKVIVLSTIIALLAATVQVHAETSISLDGSLNSKPLNSNTDRDARQKISFKDIQGHWAVSSIQAALDKGIVSGYPNGMFYPENKVTRAEFLKLIVSSLGYEVEPTKSSVQWYDTYVTSAKVNHLYVESDFPSSDWSKPMTRMEMVHVAARAIGKIGTDDYDFLYLAVKNGLLSGTGNGKLDPEGTTTRAQALTVVDRIGKVRSGQTLKVDTVALKNAEKAKNAERDPWGRVIRTTNLPRNAKDFPYILEDYPNEMYEMKPNIIVDTTSAQLAKMDRNFNNKALMDQWKQTTENYYNLMLNVDYRTIDEEWANTLFTYHNQAFRVVLADMRRYVKWVKENKIIMTGSLVAEPSMVTDADKLAGYFIRTKFSFEIKSYIKYENIIFDERFIDADTFKKGKKYAGYADIPLSTNSNTYDLKVSGMATLFSDNSIVREVK